One Leifsonia shinshuensis DNA window includes the following coding sequences:
- a CDS encoding helix-turn-helix domain-containing protein, with the protein MKNDPDDAYINVRETARLLGVHENTVRNWAATGVLVSARIPGSRYLRFERATVMRMQGERGSAASAIGPALRTEGPELVTANELNRWADSQDSKGAFPDLMRRLLASTPGITNLEVRAYEGVAGHGWDGRATSTGSYILPPGELRFEFGTNRDSKTKATSDFEHRDKDSSLTFVAATPRNWPGGAQWADERRSEHKFADVKAIDAHVLEQWLIQTPFVHYWISERLGFNPRGARTLERWWADFSSRTHPKLPGDLFVAGRRAQAEALRDSVAGAPDGEITVVQAPWRDEALAFVFASLESDTQILQRTIVVDDSAAWERIIQSVTPLVLVPLFDGATEIDHALERGHHVVVPASQDEIVRHPKLISLPKIGRSAANEALAEVFPALDQRQQVVALARRSMPALVRRFSRDPRFKAPDWVTEGQTTSIVAPLALVGRWSNSDGDLAALETLTRHTRDEISRQLQRLSPRQDAPFIRSAGSWRLTSPTEAALLLFPMLTPAELDRWASIVPTVLLADDPYEGMDTVARLTASAKGTRPEFSETLAKGVSGGLSLAASVTDEILNGQEVQRVVDRIVHDLLEAAAADPTGRTWRRLSPSLPDLAEASPDIFIRAVELDLDRQEPILRLMFEDATSDALGPSSSHPSLLWALERLSWSPTYFGQAADLLAKLAMVDPGGKLSNRPIESLLRISYGWIANSGGESNAKIAVVERVLRRDSETGWKLVLGLWPSSHMTAFPPAQPAYRDWAPQSTSVSFADWGEFVHRLSELAIGAAGDDPRRWVEIIPHVDELPPRDREQVLSCLRDVVGKQCWSAESRFEVWDALRTELSHHEEFPDAQWSLSPDQLATYHELAELLEPQGDPRKFANLFQWRVTIPGVNSDEPEYASQLARLRNEAVASAIAAGRDALTALTREAKLTNEISAILATRDDAPLDTIVSWLSSGDNILINAALIFMNLKMLNEGLAWLERTLSMPGFDDSTARSLLMAAVPFSRQFWEHIDTVGDDLAEQYWSRISGIRAPREEWSDAVDVLVAHGRHWKALELLSFMLHEKLAVSVEQVKGTFEAIVSGTDTPQDPTMDGYYAQQLLQFLEDSVPDDTDLPRFEFTLFPLLYDNQPSGALYRLLARDPMEFVRMIQAIYRAEGEPKRPLSAREQAFGHLAFNVLREWTTLPGQRGDGTIDGEALIEWVRTARLALSDSGRGAVGDEQIGEVLAASPVGTDGIWPAEAVREVIDTLGSPRIDTGIHIGRSNRRGITSRDPFEGGDQERALEKQYRADADVIATRWPRTARVLRGIADSYRDEATAHDLEAESWSDDG; encoded by the coding sequence ATGAAGAACGATCCCGATGATGCATACATCAACGTTCGAGAGACGGCTCGCCTCCTCGGCGTGCACGAAAACACGGTGCGCAACTGGGCCGCAACTGGCGTTCTCGTGTCTGCGCGAATTCCGGGCTCTCGCTACCTTCGCTTCGAACGGGCAACAGTCATGAGAATGCAAGGGGAGCGTGGGTCAGCCGCATCAGCAATCGGACCCGCTCTTCGCACCGAGGGCCCCGAACTTGTAACGGCAAACGAGCTCAACAGATGGGCCGACTCGCAAGATTCGAAGGGCGCATTCCCTGATCTCATGCGTCGGCTCCTGGCTTCGACGCCCGGAATCACGAACCTCGAGGTTCGCGCATACGAAGGAGTTGCAGGGCATGGTTGGGACGGCCGAGCGACGTCGACAGGAAGCTATATTCTGCCCCCAGGTGAACTGCGGTTTGAGTTCGGAACGAACCGCGACTCGAAAACGAAGGCAACTTCTGACTTCGAGCATCGAGATAAAGATTCATCTCTGACCTTCGTTGCTGCCACGCCTCGAAATTGGCCCGGCGGGGCGCAGTGGGCGGACGAGCGACGATCTGAGCACAAGTTTGCGGACGTGAAGGCGATCGATGCCCACGTCCTTGAGCAGTGGTTGATTCAGACGCCGTTCGTTCACTACTGGATCTCGGAGCGCCTTGGATTCAACCCGCGAGGAGCCCGAACACTGGAGCGCTGGTGGGCGGACTTCTCCTCCCGCACGCATCCGAAGCTACCGGGCGACCTGTTTGTCGCCGGGAGAAGAGCTCAGGCGGAAGCGCTTCGGGACTCTGTGGCAGGCGCGCCGGACGGGGAGATCACGGTGGTTCAGGCGCCGTGGCGCGACGAGGCGTTGGCATTCGTATTCGCCTCGCTCGAGTCGGACACGCAGATCTTGCAGCGGACGATTGTTGTTGACGACTCGGCCGCTTGGGAACGAATAATCCAATCAGTTACTCCGCTCGTTCTGGTGCCGCTATTCGACGGGGCAACCGAAATCGACCACGCTCTCGAGCGAGGTCACCATGTGGTTGTCCCTGCCAGTCAGGACGAGATCGTTCGCCATCCAAAGCTGATCTCACTTCCGAAAATCGGCCGTTCAGCTGCGAACGAGGCCCTCGCAGAGGTGTTCCCTGCGCTCGATCAGCGCCAGCAAGTAGTTGCCCTCGCGCGACGGAGCATGCCCGCGCTTGTGCGGCGATTCAGCCGCGATCCGCGATTCAAAGCTCCGGATTGGGTCACAGAGGGCCAGACGACGTCGATTGTTGCGCCGCTGGCGCTCGTCGGCCGTTGGTCAAATTCCGATGGTGATCTCGCCGCCCTCGAGACCCTGACCAGGCACACTCGCGACGAGATAAGTCGCCAACTGCAGCGGCTCTCGCCGCGGCAGGATGCACCGTTCATTCGCTCGGCGGGAAGCTGGCGCCTAACGTCTCCAACGGAAGCAGCGCTACTTCTCTTTCCCATGCTGACTCCTGCTGAGCTCGACCGGTGGGCTTCAATCGTTCCCACCGTGCTCCTTGCTGACGACCCGTACGAAGGTATGGACACTGTCGCTCGCCTCACCGCGAGCGCTAAAGGAACGCGTCCCGAGTTCTCCGAAACGCTAGCGAAGGGCGTATCTGGGGGCCTTTCTCTTGCGGCGTCAGTGACCGACGAAATTCTTAACGGCCAAGAGGTTCAGCGTGTCGTTGACAGAATCGTGCATGACCTGCTCGAAGCAGCTGCCGCTGACCCGACCGGTCGCACGTGGCGTCGCCTGTCGCCGTCACTCCCCGACCTCGCCGAGGCATCGCCGGACATCTTCATCCGCGCAGTCGAACTTGACCTCGACCGTCAGGAACCAATTCTCCGGTTGATGTTTGAGGACGCGACCTCTGACGCCTTAGGTCCGTCGTCCTCGCATCCGAGTCTGCTCTGGGCTCTTGAACGCTTGAGCTGGTCGCCAACTTATTTCGGTCAAGCCGCCGACCTCCTGGCGAAGTTGGCCATGGTAGATCCGGGTGGCAAGCTCAGCAACCGTCCCATCGAGAGCCTTCTGCGCATCAGCTATGGCTGGATTGCGAATAGCGGTGGGGAGTCGAACGCCAAGATTGCGGTAGTCGAGCGAGTGCTCCGACGCGACTCAGAGACCGGCTGGAAGCTGGTCCTTGGACTGTGGCCCTCATCACACATGACGGCGTTCCCGCCGGCGCAACCTGCTTATCGCGATTGGGCGCCCCAGAGTACAAGCGTCTCATTTGCCGACTGGGGTGAGTTCGTCCACCGCCTCTCGGAACTCGCGATCGGCGCGGCCGGCGACGACCCGCGTCGTTGGGTAGAGATCATCCCGCACGTCGACGAGTTGCCTCCGCGAGATCGGGAGCAGGTTCTGAGTTGCCTTCGCGACGTCGTCGGGAAACAGTGCTGGAGCGCAGAATCCAGGTTTGAGGTCTGGGACGCCCTGAGGACCGAATTGAGCCATCACGAGGAGTTTCCGGATGCCCAATGGTCCTTGTCGCCGGACCAGCTCGCCACCTACCACGAGCTTGCCGAGTTGCTCGAGCCGCAAGGCGACCCTCGCAAATTCGCCAACCTCTTCCAGTGGCGCGTGACAATCCCGGGCGTCAACTCTGATGAACCTGAATACGCATCTCAGCTTGCTCGCCTGAGGAATGAGGCCGTGGCATCCGCCATCGCGGCAGGAAGGGACGCGCTCACTGCTCTGACCCGCGAGGCCAAGCTCACAAACGAGATCAGCGCAATCCTCGCCACCCGAGACGATGCTCCACTCGACACCATCGTCAGCTGGCTGAGTTCGGGCGACAACATCCTCATCAATGCGGCCCTCATCTTTATGAACCTGAAGATGCTGAACGAGGGCCTGGCGTGGCTCGAGCGGACGCTGTCGATGCCTGGATTCGATGATTCGACGGCACGATCGCTTCTCATGGCAGCCGTCCCGTTCTCCCGGCAATTCTGGGAGCACATCGACACCGTGGGTGACGACCTTGCCGAGCAGTACTGGTCGCGGATCAGCGGCATCCGTGCGCCTCGCGAGGAGTGGAGCGATGCTGTCGATGTACTCGTTGCCCATGGACGCCATTGGAAGGCGCTCGAACTTCTGAGCTTCATGCTTCACGAGAAGCTGGCGGTGTCTGTCGAGCAGGTAAAGGGGACGTTCGAGGCGATCGTTTCCGGCACCGATACGCCCCAGGATCCCACGATGGACGGATACTACGCGCAGCAGCTTCTTCAGTTTTTGGAAGACTCCGTACCTGATGACACGGACCTCCCGCGGTTCGAGTTCACCCTGTTTCCGCTTCTCTACGACAATCAGCCGTCTGGGGCGCTCTATCGCTTGCTTGCGCGAGATCCCATGGAGTTCGTTCGGATGATCCAAGCGATATATCGGGCTGAAGGTGAGCCGAAACGGCCTCTGTCGGCACGAGAGCAGGCATTCGGTCACCTCGCATTCAATGTTCTTCGTGAGTGGACGACGCTGCCCGGCCAGCGCGGAGACGGCACCATCGACGGCGAGGCTCTGATCGAATGGGTGCGGACTGCCCGTCTCGCCCTTTCGGACAGCGGCCGGGGTGCCGTTGGGGATGAGCAGATCGGCGAGGTGCTTGCAGCCAGCCCTGTCGGAACGGACGGTATCTGGCCCGCAGAAGCAGTTCGAGAAGTCATTGACACACTTGGAAGTCCCCGAATCGACACGGGCATTCACATCGGTCGATCGAATCGGCGAGGAATAACGAGCCGAGATCCGTTCGAGGGAGGCGACCAGGAGCGAGCGCTCGAGAAGCAATACCGAGCAGATGCTGACGTGATCGCCACGCGATGGCCTCGCACCGCACGGGTACTCCGCGGCATCGCGGACTCCTATCGCGATGAAGCTACAGCCCACGACCTCGAAGCCGAAAGTTGGAGCGACGACGGATAG
- a CDS encoding DUF1801 domain-containing protein: MSERDSRVDAYLAPLPAWQQEVFGELRDILHAADPEIEETIKRSVQPYFVLDGNVAAFLAAKDHVNLFVYDGGIVPDPAGLITAGHDNTTARTVGFREGDPIDREALLVFLRRLIADNRAGGWRKLTGRR; encoded by the coding sequence ATGAGCGAACGCGACTCCCGGGTGGACGCGTACCTGGCGCCGCTGCCGGCCTGGCAGCAGGAGGTCTTCGGCGAGCTGCGGGACATCCTGCACGCGGCGGACCCGGAGATCGAGGAGACGATCAAGCGCAGCGTGCAGCCGTACTTCGTGCTCGACGGGAACGTGGCGGCGTTCCTCGCGGCGAAGGACCATGTCAACCTGTTCGTCTACGACGGTGGGATCGTCCCCGACCCTGCCGGGCTCATCACGGCCGGCCACGACAACACGACCGCGCGCACCGTCGGCTTCCGGGAGGGCGACCCGATCGACCGGGAGGCGCTGCTGGTCTTCCTGCGGCGGCTGATCGCGGACAACCGCGCGGGCGGCTGGCGCAAGCTCACCGGGCGGCGCTGA
- a CDS encoding S1C family serine protease, with the protein MDEVEGVPPVAAEHRAAQPAPAAPARAARSRRRPVIVVCTAVAATVAVGSAFGLGALAYTAGSASTTASTTSGSVHNTLSRNGFGSGGYGYGYGSSGGYGSSGSGSGSSSGSSSSGSSNLASATAAEEVGVVDITSQLSYAQAESAGTGLVLTSSGEILTNNHVVEQATSISVTVVATGAQYTATVVGTDSTDDIAVLQLSNASGLSTANLDTAGDAAVGDAVTGVGNAGGTGGTPSASPGTVTALDQTITTQAEQTAVSETLNGLIQTDADIQAGDSGGPLFNASDQVIGIDTAAAQGGATEGYAIPIQNALTIAGEITSGQASSTVTIGYPAFLGVEVASTDNSAAGYGYGSSGSSVSASGATISGVVSGGPAASAGLTAGDTITAVNGTAIDSAQALTTALAALHPGDSVSIAWTDASGASQSAQVTLAQGPVA; encoded by the coding sequence ATGGACGAGGTCGAGGGAGTTCCCCCCGTAGCAGCAGAGCATCGTGCGGCACAGCCCGCCCCCGCCGCACCAGCGCGCGCAGCGCGGAGCCGACGCCGGCCGGTGATCGTGGTCTGCACCGCGGTCGCCGCGACCGTCGCCGTGGGCTCGGCGTTCGGGCTCGGGGCGCTGGCCTACACCGCCGGGTCCGCCTCCACCACCGCCTCCACCACGTCCGGCAGCGTCCACAACACGCTGAGCAGGAACGGGTTCGGCTCGGGAGGGTACGGCTACGGCTACGGGAGCAGCGGAGGCTACGGCTCGTCCGGCTCCGGCTCCGGCTCGTCGTCGGGTTCGTCCTCCTCCGGCTCCTCCAACCTCGCGAGCGCCACCGCCGCCGAGGAGGTCGGTGTCGTCGATATCACGTCCCAGCTCAGCTACGCGCAGGCGGAGAGCGCGGGCACCGGCCTCGTGCTCACCTCCAGCGGCGAGATCCTCACCAACAACCACGTGGTGGAGCAGGCCACCAGCATCAGCGTCACGGTCGTCGCGACCGGAGCGCAGTACACGGCCACCGTGGTCGGCACGGACTCCACCGATGACATCGCCGTGCTCCAGCTGAGCAACGCCTCCGGCCTCAGCACGGCGAACCTGGACACCGCGGGCGACGCGGCCGTCGGCGACGCGGTCACCGGCGTCGGGAACGCCGGCGGCACGGGCGGCACGCCGTCCGCCTCGCCGGGGACCGTGACCGCGCTCGACCAGACCATCACAACGCAGGCCGAGCAGACGGCCGTCTCGGAGACGCTGAACGGCCTGATCCAGACCGACGCCGACATCCAGGCCGGCGACTCCGGCGGCCCCCTGTTCAACGCGTCCGACCAGGTGATCGGCATCGACACCGCCGCGGCGCAGGGCGGCGCGACCGAAGGCTACGCCATCCCGATCCAGAACGCGCTCACCATCGCGGGCGAGATCACCTCGGGCCAGGCGTCGTCCACGGTGACGATCGGCTACCCGGCGTTCCTGGGGGTGGAGGTCGCGTCGACGGACAACTCGGCTGCCGGGTACGGCTACGGCTCCTCCGGATCCTCCGTCTCGGCCAGCGGGGCCACCATCTCGGGCGTCGTCTCCGGCGGCCCGGCCGCCTCCGCCGGCCTCACCGCCGGCGACACGATCACTGCAGTGAACGGAACCGCGATCGACTCGGCCCAGGCCCTCACGACCGCGCTCGCCGCCCTCCACCCGGGCGACAGCGTGAGCATCGCCTGGACCGACGCGTCCGGCGCCTCCCAGTCGGCGCAGGTGACGCTGGCCCAGGGGCCGGTGGCGTAG
- a CDS encoding chloride channel protein, translating to MPTSRRVPSRATPAWLIRLVVVTTLVGVGAGVGGGLVYLGLHTIQHLAFGYSEGTFLEGLLEAPPANRVIALVLAGILGAVGWFFLRRWGRRSPGHAIVSVEAAVGGRRMPAVVTLLNSALQVIIVGLGASIGREVAPREIAAWWASWLSERAGVSARERRILVACGAGAGLAAVYNVPFGGAVFAIEILLAEISFATVLPALATSAIAALVARLVVPANPLYLVHQIPLRPQIVVWAILAGPIIGFAAVGFVRLTRFAQNHRPKSWGILIVMPLVFAAVGVVSLWLPAILGNGRSLGQLALSASLPVLVILLTTVVKTAATVGTIGAGAAGGTLTPSFAIGAGVGLTLGGVWELLWPGEPIAAFALLGAAAFLAVTMRAPLTALLLVMEFTNQGPDMLAPIMLCIAGAVAVGYVLERGRVTGVA from the coding sequence GTGCCCACCTCCCGACGCGTGCCCTCGCGCGCCACGCCCGCCTGGCTGATCAGGCTCGTCGTCGTCACCACGCTCGTCGGCGTCGGCGCGGGAGTGGGCGGCGGGCTGGTCTACCTCGGCCTCCACACCATCCAGCACCTGGCGTTCGGGTACTCGGAGGGGACCTTCCTGGAGGGGCTCCTCGAAGCCCCGCCGGCGAACCGCGTCATCGCCCTGGTCCTCGCCGGCATCCTCGGCGCGGTCGGCTGGTTCTTCCTGCGCCGCTGGGGACGCCGCAGCCCCGGCCACGCCATCGTGTCGGTGGAGGCCGCGGTCGGCGGCCGCAGGATGCCCGCCGTCGTCACCCTCCTCAACTCCGCCCTCCAGGTGATCATCGTGGGCCTCGGCGCCTCCATCGGCCGGGAGGTCGCCCCGCGCGAGATCGCCGCCTGGTGGGCGTCCTGGCTGTCCGAGCGCGCTGGCGTGAGCGCACGCGAGCGCCGCATCCTGGTCGCCTGCGGCGCGGGCGCCGGCCTGGCCGCCGTCTACAACGTCCCGTTCGGCGGCGCGGTCTTCGCCATCGAGATCCTGCTCGCCGAGATCAGCTTCGCCACGGTGCTGCCCGCGCTCGCCACCTCGGCGATCGCGGCACTCGTCGCCCGGCTGGTGGTGCCGGCCAACCCGCTGTACCTCGTGCACCAGATCCCGCTGCGCCCGCAGATCGTGGTGTGGGCGATCCTCGCCGGCCCGATCATCGGCTTCGCCGCCGTCGGTTTCGTGCGGTTGACCCGCTTCGCCCAGAATCACCGGCCGAAGTCGTGGGGCATCCTCATCGTCATGCCGCTCGTCTTCGCCGCGGTCGGCGTCGTGTCGCTCTGGCTGCCCGCGATCCTCGGCAACGGCCGCTCCCTCGGCCAGCTCGCGCTGTCGGCGTCGCTGCCCGTCCTGGTCATCCTGCTGACGACCGTGGTCAAGACCGCGGCGACGGTCGGGACCATCGGGGCGGGCGCCGCCGGCGGCACGCTGACCCCGTCGTTCGCGATCGGCGCCGGCGTCGGCCTGACACTCGGCGGCGTGTGGGAGTTGCTCTGGCCCGGCGAGCCGATCGCGGCCTTCGCCCTGCTCGGCGCGGCGGCCTTCCTCGCTGTGACGATGCGCGCACCGCTGACGGCGCTGCTCCTGGTGATGGAGTTCACGAACCAGGGCCCGGACATGCTGGCGCCGATCATGCTCTGCATCGCGGGGGCCGTGGCGGTGGGGTACGTGCTGGAGCGGGGGCGGGTCACCGGGGTGGCGTGA
- a CDS encoding TetR/AcrR family transcriptional regulator, with protein MTTTTIPRPKPRERVLDAAARLFIREGVHAVGVDRLAQEAQVSKRSIYQHFESKDAIVADMLTEYGPRVVAGYFSQGDDDRTPRERVLHVYDALHRAAEAGDYFGCPFVNVATELRDRDHPAAQVAQHFKGELTAYFQRQAEAAGAASPHVLAVQLTLLFDGASASAALCGGTPLAARLAAETLWDAALRDAAVSAAR; from the coding sequence ATGACCACGACGACCATCCCGCGCCCGAAGCCCCGGGAGCGTGTGCTGGACGCCGCCGCCCGGCTCTTCATCCGTGAGGGCGTCCACGCGGTCGGGGTCGACCGGCTCGCCCAGGAGGCCCAGGTCTCCAAGCGCTCCATCTACCAGCACTTCGAGAGCAAGGACGCGATCGTCGCAGACATGCTCACCGAGTACGGCCCACGCGTGGTCGCGGGCTACTTCAGCCAGGGGGACGACGACCGGACCCCGCGCGAGCGGGTGCTGCACGTCTACGACGCCCTCCATCGCGCCGCGGAGGCCGGCGACTACTTCGGCTGCCCGTTCGTCAACGTCGCCACCGAGCTCCGTGACAGGGACCACCCGGCCGCGCAGGTGGCGCAGCACTTCAAGGGCGAGCTGACCGCGTACTTCCAGCGCCAGGCCGAGGCAGCAGGGGCAGCCTCGCCGCACGTGCTCGCCGTCCAGCTCACACTGCTGTTCGACGGCGCGTCCGCGAGCGCTGCGCTGTGCGGCGGGACACCGTTGGCCGCCCGGCTCGCTGCCGAGACACTGTGGGACGCGGCATTGCGGGACGCGGCGGTCAGCGCCGCCCGGTGA
- a CDS encoding calcium:proton antiporter — protein sequence MRALGTWLARFWTVVVPVIGVVVLVAFWTVELQPVAVALIAVVLAGTVLAAVQHAEVVAHRVGEPFGSLVLAVAVTIIEVALIVTLMTTGKDSATLARDTVFSAVMITMNGIVGLSLLLSASRKETTTFNAQGSGAALGTVTAMATLTMVLPTFTEATPGPEFSPGQLAFAAIASVALYGMFVFTQTFAHRDFFLPVSPKGTPLTEDSHADAPTTRTALISVGLLLVALVAVVGLAKLESTPIERAVTGIGLPQSFVGVIIALLVLLPEGIAASKAARRNRMQTSLNLALGSAIASIGLTIPAIAVASIWLPGPLHLGLGSSQIVLLILTVVISILTIMPGQAARIKGGIHLIVFAAFIFLSIVP from the coding sequence ATGAGAGCGCTCGGGACCTGGCTGGCACGCTTCTGGACGGTCGTCGTCCCCGTCATCGGAGTGGTCGTCCTGGTGGCGTTCTGGACGGTCGAACTGCAGCCGGTCGCGGTCGCGCTGATCGCGGTCGTGCTGGCCGGGACTGTGCTCGCCGCCGTGCAGCACGCGGAGGTCGTGGCGCACCGGGTGGGCGAGCCGTTCGGCTCCCTCGTGCTGGCCGTGGCGGTCACGATCATCGAGGTGGCGCTCATCGTGACGCTGATGACGACGGGCAAGGACTCCGCGACGCTCGCCCGGGACACCGTGTTCTCCGCGGTGATGATCACGATGAACGGGATCGTCGGCCTCAGCCTCCTGCTCAGCGCCAGCCGCAAGGAGACCACGACGTTCAACGCGCAGGGCAGCGGCGCCGCGCTGGGCACGGTGACGGCGATGGCCACCCTCACCATGGTGCTGCCGACGTTCACGGAGGCGACGCCGGGACCGGAGTTCTCGCCGGGGCAGCTCGCCTTCGCCGCGATCGCGTCGGTCGCGCTGTACGGGATGTTCGTCTTCACGCAGACGTTCGCGCACCGCGACTTCTTCCTCCCGGTCTCGCCCAAGGGCACGCCGCTGACCGAGGACAGCCACGCCGACGCGCCGACCACCCGCACCGCGCTGATCAGCGTCGGCCTCCTGCTCGTCGCGCTCGTCGCCGTGGTCGGGCTGGCCAAGCTGGAGTCCACCCCGATCGAGCGCGCCGTGACCGGGATCGGCCTCCCGCAGTCGTTCGTGGGCGTCATCATCGCGCTGCTCGTGCTGCTCCCGGAAGGCATCGCGGCCTCGAAGGCCGCGCGGCGCAACCGGATGCAGACCAGCCTCAACCTGGCGCTCGGCTCCGCGATCGCGAGCATCGGGCTCACCATCCCAGCGATCGCCGTCGCGTCGATCTGGCTGCCGGGGCCGCTGCACCTGGGGCTCGGGTCGTCTCAGATCGTGCTGCTGATCCTCACGGTGGTCATCAGCATCCTGACGATCATGCCGGGGCAGGCGGCGCGCATCAAGGGCGGCATCCACCTGATCGTCTTCGCCGCTTTCATCTTCCTGTCGATCGTGCCGTGA
- a CDS encoding DUF4232 domain-containing protein, producing MSASTRASIARPALALALAAAFAWGLAGCAAGTNPSSSPASSVSTPDAASDSPRPTATSTSQPVQGQCATSDLAGSIGKGGGGAAGHVEVTLILTNNGSSQCSLQGWPGVSFVGNGNGTQLGSPAQFDRSTPHDTVVLQPGGTAQAPLRIAQAGNYSDSDCKPQPADGFRVYPPGATDSLFVKDADFTACTATTVNLLTVGGLAAP from the coding sequence ATGTCCGCCTCGACTCGTGCCTCCATCGCCCGGCCCGCTCTCGCCCTCGCGCTCGCCGCGGCGTTCGCCTGGGGCCTCGCCGGCTGCGCCGCAGGCACGAACCCGTCGTCGTCGCCCGCCTCGTCGGTCAGCACGCCCGACGCCGCATCCGACTCACCGCGCCCGACCGCGACCAGCACCTCGCAGCCCGTCCAGGGCCAGTGCGCCACGTCCGACCTCGCCGGGAGCATCGGCAAGGGTGGAGGCGGCGCGGCCGGCCACGTGGAGGTCACCCTCATCCTCACCAACAACGGCTCATCGCAGTGCTCGCTGCAGGGCTGGCCCGGTGTCTCGTTCGTCGGGAACGGCAATGGCACCCAGCTCGGCAGCCCGGCCCAGTTCGACCGCAGCACCCCGCACGACACGGTCGTCCTGCAGCCGGGAGGCACCGCGCAGGCGCCGCTGCGGATCGCACAGGCCGGGAACTACTCCGACTCGGACTGCAAGCCGCAGCCCGCCGACGGGTTCCGCGTCTACCCTCCGGGGGCGACCGATTCGCTGTTCGTGAAGGACGCCGACTTCACGGCGTGCACGGCCACGACGGTGAACCTGCTCACGGTCGGCGGCCTCGCGGCCCCGTGA
- a CDS encoding DUF4190 domain-containing protein codes for MDEPEFTPFPQASAEARPVAPPLPFSQQAIWGFVISCVSLFVFGFLGLLGVLLASRGFRAASQGRARGRGLAIAGMIVGTVGFLFYAVMFWWSHFA; via the coding sequence ATGGACGAGCCCGAGTTCACCCCCTTCCCGCAGGCAAGCGCTGAGGCCCGGCCGGTGGCGCCGCCGTTGCCGTTCAGCCAGCAGGCGATCTGGGGTTTCGTGATCTCGTGCGTGAGCCTGTTCGTCTTCGGATTCCTCGGCCTGCTCGGAGTCCTCCTCGCGTCCCGCGGTTTCCGCGCGGCATCGCAGGGCCGGGCGCGCGGTCGCGGGTTGGCCATCGCCGGGATGATCGTCGGGACCGTGGGGTTCCTGTTCTACGCCGTCATGTTCTGGTGGTCGCACTTCGCGTAA
- a CDS encoding type II toxin-antitoxin system Phd/YefM family antitoxin — MAITASEARSDLFGLIERVNLDQTEVEITSKRGSAVLMSKDEYDSLLETTYLLRSPKNARRLIDAIESARAGDITEHDLTSE; from the coding sequence ATGGCCATCACAGCAAGCGAGGCTCGCAGCGATCTGTTCGGCCTCATCGAACGCGTCAATCTCGACCAGACCGAGGTCGAGATCACGTCCAAGCGTGGTTCGGCCGTGCTGATGTCGAAGGACGAGTACGACTCGCTGCTCGAGACCACCTACCTCCTGCGCTCGCCCAAGAACGCACGGCGCCTCATCGACGCCATCGAGAGCGCACGAGCCGGAGACATCACCGAGCACGACCTGACTAGTGAGTGA
- a CDS encoding Txe/YoeB family addiction module toxin — protein MSDRKLAWTAGGWEDYLYWQGQDRRTLKRINLLIEDILRDDPFDGVGKPEPLKHALAGAWSRRIDEANRLVYLVDDNYVIVLQARYHY, from the coding sequence GTGAGTGACCGCAAGCTCGCCTGGACCGCCGGCGGCTGGGAGGACTACCTCTACTGGCAAGGCCAGGACCGTCGAACCCTCAAGCGGATCAACCTCCTGATCGAAGACATCCTCCGCGACGACCCGTTCGACGGCGTCGGCAAGCCGGAGCCGCTGAAGCACGCGCTGGCTGGGGCGTGGTCACGACGCATCGACGAAGCCAACCGCCTCGTGTATCTGGTCGACGACAACTACGTCATCGTTCTGCAAGCTCGCTACCACTACTGA